From a single Eretmochelys imbricata isolate rEreImb1 chromosome 13, rEreImb1.hap1, whole genome shotgun sequence genomic region:
- the LOC144273670 gene encoding olfactory receptor 10D3-like produces the protein MGLVNHTVVTHFILLGIPNADGLQTILFITFLAFYLCTLLGNLTIFSAILADPRLHTPMYFFLCNLSLLDIGISSIIIPKYLTILWGESRVISLGGCVSQVFFGHLLGSTECLLYTAMAYDRYVATCHPLRHLLIMNRRVCALLAAGTWLTSSFHATILTSLTFTLPYCGSNVVDSFFCDIFPVVKLACADTYIIETVTLTDIGLVPMTCFLLILASYIRIIYSVLNMNWAEGWRKAASTCASHLVVVTLFFSPCALIYTQPQRSKVLMTAVQIFGNTVTPMLNPATYTLRNKEVKAALKKLRGGLMPDR, from the coding sequence ATGGGGCTGGTGAACCACACTGTGGTGACTCATTTCATCCTCTTAGGGATCCCCAATGCCGATGGCCTCCAGACCATCCTCTTCATCACATTCTTAGCCTTCTACCTCTGCACTCTACTGGGCAACCTGACCATCTTCTCAGCCATCCTCGCTGACCCCCGCTTGCACacccccatgtatttcttcctctgcaatcTCTCCTTGCTAGACATTGGAATCTCTTCCATCATCATCCCTAAGTATCTGACCATCCTCTGGGGTGAGAGCAGAGTCATCTCGCTGGGCGGGTGCGTGTCCCAGGTCTTCTTTGGGCACCTCCTGGGCAGCACCGAGTGCCTGCTCTACACGGCCATGGCCTACGACCGGTACGTGGCCACCTGCCACCCGCTGCGCCACCTGCTCATCATGAACCGGAGGGTGTGCGCCCTCCTGGCCGCCGGCACCTGGCTCACCAGCTCCTTCCACGCCACCATCCTCACCAGCCTGACCTTCACGCTGCCCTACTGTGGCTCCAATGTGGTGGACTCTTTCTTCTGTGACATCTTCCCGGTGGTCAAGCTGGCCTGTGCAGACACGTACATCATCGAGACCGTGACCTTGACAGACATTGGTCTGGTGCCCATGACTTGCTTCCTCCTCATCCTCGCATCCTACATCAGGATCATCTACTCCGTCTTGAATATGAACTGGGCCGAAGGGTGGCGCAAAGCGGCCTCCACTTGCGCCTCGCATCTGGTAGTGGTGACGCTGTTCtttagtccctgtgccctgaTCTACACTCAGCCCCAGCGGAGCAAAGTGCTGATGACTGCTGTGCAGATCTTCGGCAACACGGTCACGCCCATGCTGAACCCAGCCACCTACAcgctgaggaacaaggaggtgaaAGCAGCTCTGAAAAAACTGAGAGGGGGTCTAATGCCTGACCGTTGa